A genomic segment from Pseudomonas sp. S09G 359 encodes:
- a CDS encoding 3-oxoacyl-ACP reductase: protein MSDSYLSFVNSPWGRRLAQAVGLPQPLPLQRHRSGQPGLANPVIVAGAGRLVAQVQQVFSATDTVIATPATLKAPSTVKVQGAVFDASGVSGLQQLDELYEFFHANAKRLSQHARVVVLGTAPEHCADLPQAIAQRALEGLVRSLAKELRRAITVQLLYVAPGAEAALDSSLRFFLSRRSAYVSGQVVRLEKPVDGHLTPNWDKPFSGRRALVTGASRGIGLAIAQVLARDGAHVVCVDVPQAQELLQQAAASVDGSALALDITAPDAAAQLQAHVSQYGAFDVVVHNAGITRDKTIAKMPEAAWRSVMAVNLEAPLQLSTALLENGGLNPGGRIVCVSSISGIAGNLGQSNYATSKAGVIGLVQGLASRAAAQQVTVNAVAPGFIETQMTAKIPLMIREAGRRMNSMSQGGQPIDVAETIAWLAHPASGAVNGQVVRVCGQSLLGA from the coding sequence ATGAGTGACAGCTACCTTTCGTTCGTCAATTCCCCCTGGGGCCGGCGCCTGGCCCAGGCGGTCGGTCTGCCGCAACCGTTGCCGTTGCAACGCCATCGCAGCGGCCAGCCTGGCCTGGCCAACCCGGTGATCGTCGCGGGGGCAGGGCGCCTGGTGGCGCAGGTGCAGCAGGTGTTCAGCGCGACCGACACGGTCATCGCCACCCCGGCCACGCTCAAGGCACCGTCCACCGTCAAGGTCCAGGGCGCGGTGTTCGACGCCAGCGGCGTGAGCGGCCTGCAACAGCTGGACGAGCTGTATGAGTTTTTCCACGCCAACGCCAAACGCCTCAGCCAACACGCTCGCGTCGTGGTGCTCGGCACTGCGCCCGAACACTGCGCGGATTTACCCCAAGCCATCGCCCAGCGCGCCCTCGAAGGCCTGGTGCGTTCGCTGGCCAAGGAGCTGCGCCGTGCGATCACCGTGCAGTTGCTGTATGTCGCGCCGGGTGCTGAAGCGGCGCTGGACAGCAGCCTGCGCTTCTTCCTGTCGCGGCGTTCGGCCTACGTGTCCGGGCAAGTGGTGCGCCTGGAGAAACCGGTGGACGGCCACCTCACGCCCAATTGGGACAAACCCTTCAGCGGCCGCCGCGCATTGGTCACCGGTGCGTCCCGTGGTATAGGCCTGGCGATTGCCCAGGTGCTGGCCCGCGATGGTGCCCATGTGGTGTGCGTGGACGTGCCCCAGGCCCAGGAATTACTGCAACAAGCGGCGGCCAGTGTCGACGGCTCCGCATTGGCCTTGGACATCACCGCGCCCGACGCCGCCGCGCAGTTGCAGGCCCATGTCAGCCAATACGGCGCCTTCGACGTGGTGGTGCACAACGCCGGGATCACCCGCGACAAGACCATCGCGAAAATGCCCGAAGCCGCCTGGCGCAGCGTCATGGCGGTGAACCTCGAAGCGCCGCTGCAACTGAGCACAGCGCTGCTGGAGAACGGCGGCTTGAACCCCGGTGGGCGCATCGTCTGTGTGTCGTCGATTTCCGGCATCGCGGGCAACCTGGGGCAAAGCAACTACGCCACCTCCAAGGCCGGTGTCATCGGCCTGGTGCAAGGCCTGGCCAGCCGTGCGGCGGCGCAGCAGGTCACCGTAAACGCGGTGGCGCCGGGGTTTATCGAAACCCAGATGACCGCCAAGATCCCGCTGATGATCCGCGAAGCGGGGCGGCGCATGAACTCCATGAGCCAAGGCGGTCAGCCAATCGATGTGGCCGAGACGATTGCCTGGCTGGCGCACCCGGCGTCGGGCGCGGTCAATGGCCAAGTCGTACGCGTGTGCGGGCAAAGCCTGCTGGGAGCTTGA